The Arachis ipaensis cultivar K30076 chromosome B07, Araip1.1, whole genome shotgun sequence genomic interval GCTTCGCGGCGAGTTCCTCACCGGCGGAGGCGAGCTCACGAGCTTCGGCGCGGACCCGGTCGAGCTCGGCGGACATGGCGGCGACAGCGCGAGCATCGGTGTCGAGTTTAAGAGACTTCTCGTAGATCCGGCGTACCTCGGCGTCGCGTTCAGCCTTGAGTTCCGCGGAGACGGAGGAGATACGGCGGAGGTCGAGCTGTGTAGCGGCGAGGTCCTGCTTGAGGGCGACGTGGGTAGCGGCGAGGCGCTGGTTGTCAACGAGGAGGGACTGGATCTGACGGTGGCGAGCTTCGACGCGTTCCTCGAGGACGGCGATAGGGAGGGCGCGTGCGGCGGCGGAGGAGGAAGGGTGGGGGAGACGGTGGTTGACGTCGAGGCGAGGGTGGGAAGACCCTATGGGCTTGCGCCCCGCCATGTTCTGGATAGGTTATGTATTTTCAGTGGAACTCACTCTACTTCTCAGGGAGAAAATTCTAAGAAATTTTTCAAATATTTGAAGGATTTTTTATCTCCTagtataataaaaatttaatttccaTATCTAGAGGAGTTTAATGTTTTGCACTTGAATAGTGgcgctttttatttttgttatggaGGAGGGATTGGGGTAGGACGGGAATATGGGGTGCAGGTGAGCTTTACCAGTTTGTGGGATTAGTTATAGACAAATCGGACGATCCGAAATCTCGAAGCCAAATTGGAGGGTCCGCATTGTTGCAACAAATCGGAGGGTTCGATCTGTCTCTCTCCCACCACGTGTTGCGTTGATGTTGCTCCCCGCAACTGTGCCCCATAACCCAGCATAAGGCTTTGCTGCATGTAGTCACACCCTCCGATTTAGTATTTGAGAGtgacaatattattattattattattgatagaAAGTTAAGAAACGATAATAAGTAACTAATAgttagaaatatatatatatagttagagAAAATTTAATTCCATGGTAATGTTTGAGTTAGACTACCTACTCCCTTGTTATTGTGTTGCCCAATTTTATATAAATGCATCTGCACAATTCGGACCTATTGAGTAGTTCcagataattcaaaaaaaattaaactatacaATTCGGACGGTTCGAATTGATTaacaatttatatatatataaaaaaacagaacggacggtccgatttgctaCATCCAAAATTCGAATTTTTCTCCttgcaaatcggaccgtccgatttgtaaaTTCTATTTTCTCTTTCATACAAGTCGCATGGTCCGACTTATTACCTTAGCATGTCAGAAATTTCTGTCCCACATTAATGTTAAGCACCCCTTTATCCCATAACTCAGCACAACACATTCTTCTCTCCAATAACCAAAAAAATGAGCCGAATAGTGGTTATGTGTAGTTGTGTTaggaattatttttaatatggacaATATTTATATGTTTTGTAGTTATATTCTATCATGGTATATTATAACGCGGAGTTGTAACATTATCTTAGCTAATACACAGTTATCTTAGCTAATACACAGATTACATGTTGCTTTAACTCAAATAATTTTTGCAAAAAAGAAAGATATGTGACGAATCCTCATCAACACGCAGGTCGCGTGTtgtttttagtaaaaataattttcgcAGCAAAATCGTGGCGAGCCACGATCAACACGAAGACTGCATGTTGCTGCAGGTGAAAAGAGATTCTTttgctttttcaaaaaatttgcacAATTTTTCAGATATTCTCTTCGTTTTTTGACCAACATAGTGCAGGCGTGTTGTTAACATGTTTGCATGCAGGAGATATGTCTTGTTCCAGGAACATGAAGCACAGCATAAGTTGGTTTTAAATATCTCCACCTGAAAAGAGAGTTTAAAGAGTGAAGAGAACTCTCATTGTTTTATTGAGAGTATTTAGTATGagatttatacataaaaaattataaatatgtatttaataaaaatagtATGTGATTATACGTCCGTAATAGAATATATTGTCAACTATTTGAGATAACAGAGTacgtaaatttattatttttgttaatctaAACCTAATTATTTGGTTAATATGATTTTTAGTAAAATTATGTtggttaatatttttttaagtaatattactgtaattaattatttcattGTTTTTATGGATTTTATgtgataatattattatatatttttattttttttattttttattttttgttataatattattattttattttaattgataattattaaaataatacataatataaatataaaaaaaaaatttttttttttttttattttttattttttgttataatattattattttattttaattgataattattaaaataatacataatataaatataaaaaaaaaatttttttttttttttattttttattttttgttataatattattattttattttaattgataattattaaaataatacataatataaatataaaaaaaaaatttttttttttttttattttttattttttgttataatattattattttattttaattgataattattaaaataatacataatataaatataaaaaaaaaatttttttttttttttattttttattttttgttataatattattattttattttaattgataattattaaaataatacataatataaatataaaaaaaaaatttttttttttttttattttttattttttgttataatattattattttatcctaATTTGTATTAGGTTACTAGGAATCTTATGTTCCGTAAACTTGATCCACCAAAGATGTGGCATTTCAGTAGTTGATCAGGCCTTACGAACAATGGCACTCTACCAGATCTCAAGAATATGGAAGATCAGAGGACAATTCGTGTTGCTAGCTTCTCTTGTAGAAAGGTGCAGGCCGGAGACTCACACTTTCGTATTGCCTGTTGGTGAGATTACAGTGATACTTAAAGATGTGGCACATATATATGGCTTACCGATCGATAGAGAGGTTGTGACTGGATGGACATATAGTTGTCATGATTTCTTGGTCAACCAGAGCTTGGCAATTTTCGGCAACGAACCCACTGTAAGTAGTTCCTCTAAAAATTACATAAAGTTGTCCTGGGTTCAACATATCAGAGACAGACGACCTTTAGACACTTAGAAGTCTGTTTAGTGATACATTAGGTGCAACATCTACTATCTGTTGGGTATCACCCTCTTCGAGGATAAGTCGACGGCATATGCCTACGCGACGTATCTACCACAACTCCAAAATTTTGAGCAGATTTGCACTAAGAGTTGGGGGCAGCTACTCTCGCATATCTTTACAAGTCATTATGCCGTGCATCACGATATGATTGTAAAGAGATGGATAGCCCACTTAATCTGTTATTTGTTTGGGCATGGGAGTAGTGAATGAGGTGGTTTGCGCCCATTCCAAGACAACAGCTTGCACTAGCTGAAATACTGGTCGCACAAGGGTAATAGTATATAATTTAACCAAATTTGActtgtattttatttatattttactgGTAATACATAATGTAAACTGTGTTTTAATGTTATATATTACAGGTGGAGTCATCATCCACGAAACAGAGCGTCAATGTTGAAGAGCATGACATCTTTTAGGCAAGAAATAGACTACATGGATGAGGTTAGTAAGGGTATTAATTTACGATAGTAATTAATAATCTAATTTTCTAATAATATATTGCATTTGTTTGGCGATCGTACTAAAGGATCATCATACCTGTCCACCTACTTGCACACCTTGAGGTCAGTGGGGCCGTTGCTGTCATTTGAGTGTGTCGAATGATGCCCTGCAAACTGAGTCATGCGCCAGTACGGGTATGACATAATCCCCCTTGAGCCTACACAAGTCATCGTAGTGGATCAGCATTACGTCAATCTTCGCCCCACTAGACATATGCCTTGTGCCGCTTTTGCAATCTCTTGTAGTTGATGTTGTACTCCTCCACTGTCCTTGAATACCCCATGTTGACAACAAGCTTTTGTAAGTACAAGACTTTGAATGTCCTTAATAAGTTTCTACCGATGTGCCGAATACAAAACATCCACCATGCTCTTGAAGGTTGTCAGTCACCTCCGCTGCGGTTTATTGTTGTTTGGATTGACTCATGACGATTAGAGATTATATTCACGCCGTCTCTTTTAACAACATGTCTTCATAAATTACTGAGAAAAAAGTACTATGCATCAGCGGTCTCTCCTTCCATGATGGCAAAATCAATTGGTACAATATTTTGGTTCCCATCTTGTGCAACTGCAACCAAAATGCAACCTTTGTATTTTTCGTAAAAGCATGTGCCGTCAACCTGAACCAGTGATTCGCAATGCCAAAAAGCTCTAATGCATGGATTAAAACTCCAGAATACCCGGTAAAGTATTTAACTGACACCATCTATTTGGACTTGTAAATCAAGCATCTTCTGAACCATTACCAAGAACCACAATGGCAAAGCTTGGTAAGATTTTTCCATCTACCAAAAACTTTGCTATCGACTTCTACTTTGCTAACCAAACTTTTCGGTAACTAATGGTGTAGTTGAACTTTGGCTGGACTTCCGCAATTATAGATTTTACCTTTATGGATAGGTCGGATTCAACTAATGGCCGCATAGCCTTAGCAACCGTGTCTGAGTCCAACTTGGAGTGATCTTGTGAAATCATTCCCATAGAACACGTGTGCCTCCCATAAATCAACTAAACTACCAACAACTTTTGTTCCATATCAAGCTGGCTCGAATAAGCCAATTGCACCTACGGTCATATGATgtcttgcattttgcatagaacgtGTGTGGCTCGGACTCATAAACAACAtaatcaactcctctagagatagtgtaacTCCGAATTACCGTGATAACTGATTTTCTAAAATTGTATTCTATTCTAACCATGAACTCTCTGTCCTTAGAATCAGCAACACCTATAGCAAAAACAAATTGTCGCTCATTGATCCATCCAAAAAATAaaggtttaatttattttgttggtcttatagtttcgcaaaattttcaattaggtacctataatttttttctttttaatttggtccctgcaccaaatttttttttcaattaggtctctcttgacagtaattggtttaattgtatagggacccaactaaaaaaaatagtgCAGAgacccaaataaaaggaaaaaaaagtatagggacccaattaaaaaaatttgtgcaagaattcaattaaaaggaaaaaaagtatagggacctaattaaaaattttgcaaaactatagggactaacagagtaattaaaccaaaaataaattaagaaaaatgcATTATTCACTCCTCACGTACCTATGTTCGCATATTTGGGGAACTCCGGTGCATGCATGGCGTCAAGATCCAAGCTACGCATAAAAGGTAGAACGTCTATGGGTTGACTGACTACGGGTAGAACCACTACAGTTTTCACGACTGTCTCACCTCCCACATCGCCATCCTCGTCCTCGTCACCGGCTTCGTAGGTAGTTTTGAATTCCTCTTCGCTATCACTGTTTATTCCTTCGTGAACTTTAGTTCTATCATCTTGTACATTTGGGTAATGTTGAATTCCATCTGTAGTTATATGTTCAAACTCAATATACAACTCAATATTTGGGATTGCACCTGAGTTTGCTGGTGGATATAAAACATACGTTGAATACTTGTTTCGTCAACGATCGACATAATCTCAAACTGTATTAGGTTGCCAAATACGATAACCAGACTCTTGTAGAGAATATTTCACATAAAATATCGCACTATATGCTTTGATAGAGACCATAGTGTAGTTTTGTGAACGTCATAGTGCATGAAACCACAAATGAAAACGAATTCTCACACGCAAAACTC includes:
- the LOC107609472 gene encoding protein FLX-like 1 isoform X2; protein product: MAGRKPIGSSHPRLDVNHRLPHPSSSAAARALPIAVLEERVEARHRQIQSLLVDNQRLAATHVALKQDLAATQLDLRRISSVSAELKAERDAEVRRIYEKSLKLDTDARAVAAMSAELDRVRAEARELASAGEELAAKLSSVESDLARARADAQVVPAIKADIEIVRREIQRGRNAVELEKKTYAANLEQRRTIDNNMIIMAREIEKLRTELANAEKRARAEITEARNPIVNM